From a single Peromyscus maniculatus bairdii isolate BWxNUB_F1_BW_parent chromosome 4, HU_Pman_BW_mat_3.1, whole genome shotgun sequence genomic region:
- the LOC102903521 gene encoding LOW QUALITY PROTEIN: putative inactive 1-aminocyclopropane-1-carboxylate synthase-like protein 2 (The sequence of the model RefSeq protein was modified relative to this genomic sequence to represent the inferred CDS: inserted 2 bases in 1 codon; deleted 2 bases in 1 codon; substituted 1 base at 1 genomic stop codon), with the protein MAGPLAKSKASAQGHKPSIAHYRPLVFQAMGDEAVTLLEQRAGDTWAQEEGGSGGSFRVGSGADPGQQKRMARGGVSGHREETFCQESTGKALTGMPSEELANFLTYYCKAPTPLDPENVVVLNDCSSVLSLLAMVLCNPGDAFLFLVPTLYYSTFTFSSYLYSKVELIPVHLESQVNEANSYFFKLTVDKLELTLTQAKMKSKEVKGLVLLNPQNPLGDSYNQLMMKDYLALAKNHSLHVIVDEIYMLSVFDIAVRFCSVLNMKRLPDPSKTHMIWGTSKDFGMVGFCFGVLYTHNKEXAFGYLHSISGITQYKLCQLLQDKGWIDWIYLPMKHSPLQKAYVYVTKRLERLKIPFITGGCGLYVXTMDQFSHVLKEYKKDVETTGADN; encoded by the exons atggcagGTCCCTTGGCCAAGTCCAAAGCCAGTGCCCAAGGGCACAAACCGAGCATTGCTCACTACAGGCCGTTGGTGTTTCAGGCTATGGGGGATGAAGCTGTAACACTG CTGGAGCAACGAGCAGGGGACACATGGgcccaggaagaagggggaagtgGAGGCAGTTTCAGAGTCGGGTCTGGGGCAGATCCTGGTCAACAGAAGCGGATGGCCCGAGGAGGCGTCTCTGGACACCGAGAGGAGACATTTTGCCAGGAAAGCACTGGGAAGGCACTCACAGGCATG CCTTCGGAAGAGCTGGCCAACTTCTTGACT TACTACTGCAAGGCACCTACACCCCTTGATCCAGAAAAT GTGGTGGTTCTAAATGACTGCAGCTCAGTCTTGTCTTTGCTGGCCATGGTTCTGTGTAACCCAGGTG atgcctttctttttctggtcCCTACACTGTACTACAGTACCTTCACCTTTAGCTCCTACCTTTATTCAAAAGTTGAGCTTATTCCTGTCCACTTGGAAAGCCAG GTCAATGAGGCCAACTCGTATTTTTTCAAACTCACGGTGGATAAGTTGGAACTTACCCTGACTCAGGCTAAGATGAAG TCAAAAGAAGTCAAAGGCCTTGTGCTACTCAACCCCCAGAATCCTCTGGGTGATTCCTACAACCAATTGATGATGAAAGATTACCTGGCCCTTGCCAAGAA TCACAGCCTACATGTGATCGTAGACGAGATTTACATGCTGTCCGTGTTTGATATAGCCGTCAGATTTTGCAGTGTTCTGAATATGAAACG CTTGCCTGACCCTAGCAAGACCCATATGATCTGGGGCACCAGTAAG gaTTTTGGCATGGTTGGCTTCTGCTTTGGTGTTCTCTATACACACAACAAGGA AGCTTTTGGCTACCTCCACAGTATCTCTGGCATTACACAGTACAAGCTGTGCCAGCTGCTCCAGGACAAAG GATGGATAGACTGGATCTACCTGCCTATGAAACACAGTCCACTCCAGAAGGCTTATGTCTATGTCACtaagaggctggagaggctgAAGATCCCCTTTATCACGGGTGGTTGTGGTCTCTATGTCTGAA CCATGGATCAGTTCTCCCACGTGCTCAAGGAATACAAAAAAGACGTTGAAACAACGGGAGCAGACAACTGA